Proteins from a single region of Crassaminicella profunda:
- a CDS encoding NUDIX hydrolase, which produces MIPNEITIKSNKIFDGKMINLRVDTVLLPGEKKATREIVEHPGAVAIVPITEDNKIVMVKQFRKPVDSILLEIPAGKIDKNEKPLTCAIRELKEETGYEAKDIKFLFSFYTSAGFSNEVIHLYLAKDLISGEACPDEDEYIELEYIGINELVEMIYDGKIKDSKTIMAILAVKDLLV; this is translated from the coding sequence ATGATACCAAATGAAATTACTATCAAATCCAATAAGATTTTTGATGGAAAGATGATTAATCTACGAGTAGATACAGTGTTATTACCAGGAGAAAAAAAAGCTACTCGAGAAATTGTAGAACATCCTGGGGCAGTAGCAATTGTACCTATTACAGAGGATAATAAAATTGTCATGGTAAAACAGTTTAGAAAGCCAGTGGATAGCATTTTATTAGAGATTCCAGCTGGTAAAATAGACAAAAATGAAAAGCCTCTAACCTGTGCTATAAGGGAATTAAAAGAAGAGACTGGTTATGAAGCAAAAGATATAAAATTTTTATTTAGTTTTTACACGTCTGCGGGTTTTTCAAATGAAGTAATCCACTTATACTTAGCAAAAGATCTTATTAGTGGAGAAGCATGTCCTGATGAAGATGAGTATATTGAGCTTGAATATATAGGCATCAATGAGTTAGTGGAAATGATTTATGATGGAAAAATAAAAGATAGTAAAACCATTATGGCAATTTTAGCAGTAAAAGATTTACTTGTATAA
- the proB gene encoding glutamate 5-kinase encodes MLSAIMNKAKKIVIKIGSNTLANEDGSINKEFLKKFSEQVNFLRDQGKEIVIVSSGARIAGVGTIGKWMRKGDIHYKQALCAIGQVELMDSYRKAFNKYDIHIGQMLLTREDLSDTNRTLNIRNTLFTLIDEGVIPIINENDTVSVAEIKIGDNDTLAALTANLWDADLLIMFSDIDGVYNKNPKEYKDAKFLEQITDIEELLKIIEIGKVNEFGTGGISTKIEAARKVNNYGIPMILTNGKKENILLSLLDGSIKATLFVSR; translated from the coding sequence ATGTTATCAGCAATTATGAATAAAGCTAAGAAAATTGTTATTAAGATTGGAAGTAATACATTGGCTAATGAAGATGGATCTATCAATAAAGAGTTTTTAAAAAAGTTTAGTGAGCAAGTAAACTTTTTAAGAGATCAAGGAAAGGAAATTGTCATTGTATCTTCTGGTGCAAGAATAGCAGGGGTAGGAACAATCGGAAAATGGATGCGAAAGGGAGATATTCATTATAAGCAGGCTTTATGTGCTATTGGGCAAGTAGAATTAATGGATTCCTATAGAAAGGCTTTTAACAAATATGACATTCATATTGGACAAATGCTTTTAACAAGAGAGGATTTATCAGATACCAATCGAACTTTAAATATTCGAAACACGTTGTTTACTTTAATTGATGAGGGGGTTATTCCTATTATCAATGAAAATGATACAGTAAGTGTTGCTGAAATAAAGATAGGGGATAATGATACTCTAGCAGCTCTTACAGCAAATCTTTGGGATGCAGATTTATTAATTATGTTTAGCGATATTGATGGTGTATATAATAAAAATCCAAAGGAATATAAAGATGCAAAATTTCTTGAACAAATTACAGATATTGAGGAACTATTAAAAATTATTGAAATAGGGAAAGTCAATGAATTTGGAACAGGAGGAATTTCTACAAAGATTGAAGCAGCTCGCAAGGTAAATAATTATGGTATTCCAATGATTTTAACAAATGGGAAAAAAGAAAATATTTTGCTTAGTTTATTAGATGGATCTATCAAAGCAACTTTATTTGTTTCAAGATAA
- the xerD gene encoding site-specific tyrosine recombinase XerD: MNNYLKGFTHYLVHEKEVSKNTLESYKRDISQFIAFLEGRNIQYMKEVNKTTIITYLLYLQKSGKATSTISRNLASIRSFSQFLLNEQYIDKDPTIHLESPKSEKRLPAILTLKEVELLLGQPDENSEKGIRDKAMLELLYATGMRVSELVALDYFHANLDMAYIKCCNNHSKERIIPIGSMAKKALERYIKTVRKNIIKEETEEALFVNYYGRRLTRQGFWKIIKKYTQKAKIDKKITPHTLRHSFATHLLQNGADLKSVQEMLGHSDISTTQVYTLLTKNKIKEVYNKAHPRA; encoded by the coding sequence ATGAATAACTACTTAAAAGGTTTTACCCATTACTTAGTTCATGAAAAAGAAGTATCTAAAAATACTTTAGAGTCATATAAAAGAGATATTTCACAATTTATAGCGTTTTTAGAAGGAAGAAATATACAATATATGAAAGAGGTTAATAAGACGACAATTATTACTTATTTATTATATTTACAAAAATCTGGAAAAGCCACATCTACTATTTCAAGAAATCTTGCATCTATTCGTTCTTTCTCTCAATTTTTGCTAAATGAGCAATACATTGATAAAGATCCAACTATTCATTTAGAATCTCCTAAATCAGAGAAGCGATTACCTGCTATTTTAACATTAAAAGAAGTTGAATTATTATTAGGGCAACCTGATGAAAATAGTGAAAAAGGGATAAGAGATAAAGCTATGTTAGAGCTTTTATATGCAACGGGTATGCGTGTTTCTGAACTAGTAGCATTAGATTATTTTCACGCAAATCTAGATATGGCATATATTAAATGTTGTAATAACCATTCAAAAGAAAGAATTATCCCGATAGGATCTATGGCGAAAAAGGCTTTGGAAAGATATATAAAAACGGTTCGGAAAAATATTATCAAGGAAGAAACAGAAGAGGCTTTATTTGTAAATTATTATGGGAGACGATTAACACGACAAGGTTTTTGGAAAATTATTAAAAAGTATACACAAAAAGCGAAAATTGATAAAAAAATTACACCTCATACTTTAAGACATTCCTTTGCAACCCATTTACTTCAAAATGGTGCTGATTTAAAATCTGTTCAAGAAATGCTGGGACACTCAGATATTTCAACTACACAAGTTTATACACTCCTTACAAAAAATAAAATTAAAGAAGTTTATAATAAAGCCCATCCAAGAGCCTAA
- a CDS encoding DUF2953 domain-containing protein: MTIGIKILKDKENDKIILDFKTLFGLIKYKIEIPFLDLTMRKNGMPFLKMSSEVKKGQTDELMEEKKSIISLDEMKKIYKKVKCFFHVYHNALQYAFSRIKISDFSWNTEFGMKDAAVTGVISGILWAIKGQLITLLRNNMCCKQTNLTVVPYFNKQVFKTTLHCIIKVKIGYIIIAGIKFGYTFLIKDGECDG; the protein is encoded by the coding sequence ATGACCATTGGAATAAAAATTCTTAAAGATAAGGAAAATGATAAAATTATTTTGGATTTTAAAACATTATTTGGGTTAATTAAATATAAAATTGAAATCCCCTTTTTAGATTTAACCATGAGAAAAAATGGAATGCCCTTTTTGAAGATGAGTTCAGAAGTAAAAAAAGGCCAAACAGATGAATTGATGGAAGAAAAAAAATCTATTATTAGCTTGGATGAAATGAAAAAAATCTATAAAAAAGTAAAGTGTTTTTTTCATGTCTATCATAATGCACTTCAATATGCTTTTAGTAGAATAAAAATAAGTGATTTTTCATGGAATACAGAGTTTGGGATGAAAGATGCTGCAGTTACAGGCGTAATATCAGGAATATTATGGGCAATAAAAGGACAATTGATTACATTATTAAGAAATAATATGTGTTGTAAGCAAACAAATTTAACAGTTGTTCCGTATTTTAATAAACAAGTTTTTAAAACAACTCTTCATTGCATAATAAAGGTTAAAATAGGCTATATTATTATTGCAGGAATAAAGTTTGGATATACATTTTTAATAAAGGACGGTGAATGTGATGGGTAG
- the scpB gene encoding SMC-Scp complex subunit ScpB: protein MEEREVKSIIEAMLFVWGDPLSIKLIADTLNLAPEFIRKCLIDLKKEYEMHDKGIQIIEVNNSFQLCTNNKHFEYIQKLCTPPQNKGLTQAALEVLAIIAYNQPITRPEIEGIRGVKSDKAINTLIEKELIIEKGRLEKTGRPILYGTTDGFLKSFGLNNLKELPNIDEFESLDFTDK, encoded by the coding sequence ATGGAAGAAAGAGAAGTAAAATCAATTATTGAAGCTATGTTATTTGTATGGGGTGATCCTTTAAGTATTAAATTAATTGCAGATACATTAAATTTAGCACCTGAGTTTATAAGAAAATGCTTGATAGATTTAAAAAAAGAATATGAGATGCATGATAAAGGGATTCAAATAATAGAAGTAAATAATAGTTTTCAATTGTGTACAAATAATAAGCATTTTGAGTATATCCAAAAGCTATGTACGCCTCCTCAAAATAAAGGGTTAACACAAGCAGCACTAGAAGTCCTTGCAATTATAGCATACAATCAGCCTATTACAAGGCCTGAAATTGAAGGAATAAGAGGAGTAAAAAGTGATAAGGCAATCAATACCCTTATAGAAAAAGAATTGATTATAGAAAAGGGAAGACTTGAAAAAACAGGACGTCCAATTTTGTATGGAACTACGGATGGATTTTTAAAGTCTTTCGGATTAAATAATCTAAAAGAACTACCCAACATAGATGAATTTGAAAGTTTAGATTTCACCGATAAATAA
- a CDS encoding copper transporter, with protein sequence MVINLKYYVITIVAIFLAIGIGIFIGIMLDGQDLIVDQQKEIVAQLESKFDEFKIKQDSLQEKIDVLNLEKDKNERFLNKIYPELVKDKLKDLNVMVLETSEHYDYSGVNDAFKKAGVSNVTNMIIKEGNKEGIIEIAQEFGIAGDSVDLEEQIIKKFCDVLVSGEDKAFIEKLKEKKIIDYADDFIVPADYIVIAGGSIDKDQNIFNKFDQPIINYSKSKNIPIMAVEKIEVAYSNIGEYKKLRISTVDNVDTIIGKISMLMVVSGQEGHFGEKETADNLVPEGFITVD encoded by the coding sequence TTGGTAATTAATTTAAAGTATTATGTCATAACAATAGTTGCAATATTTTTAGCCATAGGAATAGGAATATTTATTGGGATTATGTTAGATGGACAAGATTTAATAGTAGACCAGCAAAAGGAAATTGTTGCGCAACTTGAAAGTAAATTTGATGAATTCAAAATAAAGCAGGATAGTTTGCAAGAAAAAATAGATGTATTGAATCTAGAAAAAGATAAGAATGAAAGATTTCTTAATAAGATTTATCCAGAACTTGTAAAAGATAAATTGAAAGATTTAAATGTTATGGTTCTAGAAACTAGTGAACATTATGATTATTCAGGGGTTAATGATGCTTTTAAAAAAGCAGGGGTTAGTAATGTAACAAACATGATTATAAAAGAAGGAAATAAAGAAGGAATAATAGAAATAGCCCAAGAATTTGGTATAGCAGGAGATTCAGTAGATTTAGAAGAACAAATCATTAAGAAATTTTGTGATGTATTAGTTTCTGGAGAAGATAAAGCATTTATAGAGAAGCTAAAAGAAAAGAAAATCATTGATTATGCAGATGATTTCATTGTACCTGCTGATTATATTGTTATAGCAGGAGGAAGTATTGATAAAGATCAAAACATATTCAATAAATTTGATCAACCAATTATTAATTATAGTAAAAGCAAAAACATTCCTATTATGGCTGTTGAAAAAATAGAGGTTGCTTATTCTAATATAGGGGAATATAAAAAGCTTAGAATATCTACAGTAGATAATGTAGATACAATCATAGGCAAAATCTCTATGTTGATGGTAGTAAGTGGTCAAGAAGGCCATTTTGGAGAAAAAGAAACAGCTGATAATTTAGTTCCAGAAGGATTTATAACAGTAGACTAG
- a CDS encoding segregation/condensation protein A, translated as MAYNVKLEVFEGPFDLLFHLIEKSKVDIYNIPIADIAEQYIQYIEDLKKFDLEVTSEFLVMAATLIEIKSKMLLPNKQEEQIEMELCDEDPRKDLVKRLIEYKKYKNIALTLKDREEVYTKIFYKQPEQFDGFINNHEKEIEDLEIEDLINAFNHLLEKRKKLSKSSINLKEIKRDEITIEDKIDQIKNFFKEHISLAFEELFANPFDRNEIVVTFLALLELIKLKFIVVQQNKIFGNIIVKRNIISNEV; from the coding sequence ATGGCATATAATGTGAAACTTGAAGTTTTTGAAGGTCCTTTTGATTTATTATTTCATCTTATTGAAAAATCAAAAGTAGATATATACAATATACCCATTGCAGATATAGCAGAGCAGTATATTCAATATATTGAAGATCTGAAAAAATTTGATTTAGAAGTAACCAGTGAATTTTTGGTCATGGCAGCAACTCTTATAGAAATAAAATCAAAAATGCTTTTGCCGAACAAACAAGAGGAACAAATTGAAATGGAACTTTGTGATGAAGATCCAAGGAAGGATTTAGTAAAGCGATTAATTGAGTATAAAAAATATAAAAATATAGCTTTAACGTTGAAAGATCGAGAAGAAGTGTATACAAAAATTTTTTATAAGCAACCAGAACAATTTGATGGATTTATAAATAATCATGAAAAAGAGATAGAAGATTTAGAAATAGAAGATCTTATAAATGCTTTTAATCATCTCCTTGAAAAAAGGAAAAAACTATCTAAATCTAGCATAAATCTGAAAGAAATAAAAAGGGATGAGATTACTATAGAAGATAAAATCGACCAGATTAAAAATTTTTTTAAAGAACATATTTCATTAGCTTTTGAAGAATTGTTTGCTAATCCTTTTGACAGAAATGAAATTGTTGTAACTTTTTTAGCATTATTAGAACTAATTAAGTTAAAATTTATTGTGGTACAGCAAAATAAAATATTTGGAAATATTATTGTAAAAAGAAACATTATAAGTAATGAGGTGTAG
- the steA gene encoding putative cytokinetic ring protein SteA: MLTIGIGRIDKRTKELVNRLSPGEIAVINHEDIDEVAANSLVMCKPCMVINAAESISGRYPNLGPEILEKAGIPILDHVGDEVFSKINEGDHLEIRDNKIYIDEKCIGTGTLLTKELIKKQLEDTSKNFQFELDKFIENTLEYAKKEKDMLLGNLKIPKVTTRFKGRHTLVVVRGQNYKEDLHAIKSYIEEFNPILIGVDGGGDALMECGYIPDMIVGDMDSVSDECLKACKEIVVHAYRDGRAPGLKRIEELGLKSIVFPAPGTSEDIAMLLAFDNETELIVAVGTHSNMVDFLEKGRKGMASTFLVRLKVGSKLVDAKGVNKLYRESVKFKHFAGLAFGAMIPIFIVGALSPTVQQLFKLFLIKLKFVFPMEFLGRYHIW, encoded by the coding sequence ATGTTAACCATAGGCATTGGAAGAATTGATAAAAGAACAAAAGAGCTTGTCAACAGGTTAAGTCCAGGAGAAATTGCAGTGATCAATCACGAAGATATAGATGAAGTAGCTGCTAATTCTTTAGTCATGTGTAAACCATGTATGGTAATTAATGCTGCTGAATCTATTAGTGGACGATATCCTAATTTAGGTCCTGAAATTTTAGAAAAAGCAGGAATTCCTATTTTAGATCATGTAGGAGATGAAGTGTTTTCTAAGATCAATGAAGGGGATCATTTAGAAATTAGAGATAATAAAATATATATAGATGAAAAATGCATTGGAACTGGAACCTTATTGACAAAAGAATTAATCAAGAAGCAGCTAGAAGATACCAGTAAGAATTTTCAATTTGAATTAGATAAATTTATTGAAAATACACTGGAATATGCTAAAAAAGAAAAGGACATGTTATTGGGAAATTTAAAGATTCCCAAAGTAACTACAAGGTTTAAAGGAAGACATACATTAGTTGTTGTAAGAGGGCAAAATTATAAAGAAGATTTACATGCTATAAAATCATATATTGAGGAATTTAATCCGATTCTTATTGGTGTGGATGGTGGTGGTGATGCGCTGATGGAATGTGGATATATTCCTGATATGATCGTGGGAGATATGGATAGTGTTTCCGATGAATGTTTAAAAGCTTGTAAGGAAATAGTTGTACATGCTTATCGTGATGGTCGAGCACCAGGACTGAAAAGGATTGAAGAATTAGGACTTAAAAGCATCGTATTTCCAGCACCTGGGACAAGTGAAGATATTGCCATGCTACTTGCCTTTGATAATGAGACAGAATTAATTGTAGCAGTAGGAACCCATTCTAATATGGTTGATTTTCTTGAAAAGGGAAGAAAAGGAATGGCTAGTACATTTCTTGTTCGATTAAAGGTGGGGTCAAAACTTGTTGATGCAAAAGGTGTAAATAAATTATATAGAGAAAGTGTAAAATTCAAACATTTTGCAGGTCTTGCATTTGGTGCAATGATTCCTATATTTATTGTAGGTGCATTATCTCCTACTGTCCAACAGCTATTTAAATTATTTCTTATAAAATTAAAATTTGTTTTTCCAATGGAATTTTTAGGGAGGTATCACATTTGGTAA
- a CDS encoding glycosyltransferase family 2 protein, producing the protein MSKKVTVLVPAYNEGDRIKSTIDAMKASNYVDRIVIIDDGSKDNTYTIAKSTHVEVYRLDENRGKGFALNFGIEKVQKESDIIIFLDGDIGKTASEIDNLILPILEDQADVTIARFPAAKKKGGFGLVKNLAKYGVKFYTGHIIYTSLSGQRAFKTEVLRRFEKFPTDYGVEVGMTIDILNMGYRIQEVDVNMTHRETGRDFKSFVHRGRQFYQILLTLLRKRKEVMK; encoded by the coding sequence ATGTCTAAGAAGGTTACGGTTTTAGTACCAGCTTATAATGAAGGGGATAGAATAAAGTCTACTATAGATGCAATGAAAGCTTCAAATTATGTAGATAGAATAGTAATTATAGATGATGGTTCAAAGGACAATACCTATACTATTGCAAAAAGCACCCATGTTGAAGTGTATAGATTAGATGAAAATAGAGGAAAAGGATTTGCATTAAATTTTGGAATCGAGAAAGTACAAAAGGAAAGTGATATTATTATTTTTCTAGATGGAGATATTGGAAAAACTGCATCAGAGATAGATAATTTAATCCTGCCCATATTAGAAGATCAAGCGGATGTAACCATTGCAAGATTTCCTGCTGCAAAGAAAAAAGGTGGTTTTGGACTCGTTAAAAATCTTGCAAAATATGGTGTGAAATTTTATACAGGACATATTATATATACTTCTCTTTCAGGACAAAGGGCTTTTAAGACGGAGGTCCTTAGAAGATTTGAAAAATTCCCTACAGATTATGGGGTTGAAGTAGGAATGACTATTGATATTTTAAATATGGGGTATAGGATACAAGAAGTGGATGTAAATATGACGCATAGAGAAACGGGTAGAGATTTTAAAAGTTTTGTACATAGAGGAAGACAATTTTATCAAATATTATTAACATTACTTAGGAAGCGAAAAGAGGTGATGAAGTAA
- a CDS encoding glycosyl transferase, whose protein sequence is MLIRFGCLFLGFIFARLVIPMFMRLLYETECVKSNYKGENIPVGMGLIFIPVLTINTIFLVILLNKNNIVYVVLFLVGTLGMGFAGLLDDLLGNRNVTGLKGHLKMLLKFELTTGGFKAVFGGLLALTISIIVSKNILDIFINTLIIALFTNFINLLDLRPGRALKGFLFTGVILVLSPIYETFRFLLLGVIGCALAYIPYDLKAKSMMGDVGSNILGISLGIVCSSLNFSIRMSVLGFLILLHLYTEKYSLTETIQKVKILKYLDEIGR, encoded by the coding sequence ATGTTAATAAGGTTTGGTTGTTTGTTTTTAGGTTTTATTTTTGCTAGATTGGTCATCCCTATGTTCATGAGGCTATTATATGAGACAGAGTGCGTAAAGAGTAATTATAAAGGGGAGAATATTCCTGTAGGGATGGGACTTATATTTATTCCAGTGCTTACGATCAATACTATTTTTTTAGTGATCTTGCTAAATAAAAACAATATTGTTTATGTAGTACTATTTTTAGTAGGAACTTTAGGGATGGGATTTGCTGGATTATTAGATGATTTATTAGGAAATAGAAATGTTACAGGGCTTAAAGGGCATCTTAAAATGTTGCTGAAATTTGAATTGACAACAGGAGGTTTTAAAGCTGTTTTCGGAGGCTTACTGGCATTGACAATTAGTATCATTGTTTCTAAGAATATTTTAGATATTTTTATCAATACATTGATTATTGCTCTTTTTACCAATTTCATAAATCTATTAGATTTACGCCCAGGTAGAGCATTAAAAGGATTTTTATTTACGGGTGTTATTTTAGTTTTGAGCCCTATTTATGAAACTTTTCGATTTCTGTTGTTGGGAGTAATTGGTTGTGCATTAGCTTATATCCCATATGATTTGAAAGCAAAATCCATGATGGGAGATGTAGGTTCTAATATTTTAGGTATTTCTTTAGGAATTGTATGTAGTAGTTTAAATTTTTCTATACGCATGAGTGTACTAGGATTTTTAATCTTATTACATCTGTATACGGAGAAGTATTCCTTAACAGAAACCATTCAAAAAGTGAAAATATTAAAGTATCTTGATGAAATAGGTAGATAA
- the spoIIM gene encoding stage II sporulation protein M, with product MLKRFRTIAFKHIQGNGILYFFVCMFFIIGISSGAFTVKALADYQKQELISYMRDFFHILSNKPIDASSVLKQSLMNNLQTAALIWVLGITVIGMPLILLLVAIRGLIIGFTVGFLVEQLGVKGILFSFISIFPQNLIIIPSIIVIAVIGIGFSKMLVRNRLNKSYNTNNSTFRQFILYSTINASIFFFIILGCIIEAYVTPVFMKALSKYM from the coding sequence TTGCTCAAGAGATTTCGAACGATTGCATTTAAGCATATACAAGGTAATGGGATACTATATTTTTTTGTGTGCATGTTTTTTATTATAGGAATTTCATCGGGAGCATTTACCGTAAAAGCTTTAGCAGATTATCAAAAACAGGAACTGATTAGTTATATGAGGGATTTTTTTCATATTTTAAGTAATAAACCTATAGATGCTTCTTCTGTATTAAAACAATCATTAATGAATAATTTACAAACTGCAGCGTTAATTTGGGTTTTAGGTATAACCGTTATAGGAATGCCTCTCATATTATTGTTAGTTGCTATACGAGGATTAATTATAGGTTTTACAGTTGGATTTTTGGTAGAACAGCTTGGAGTTAAAGGAATTCTTTTTTCTTTTATTTCAATATTTCCTCAAAATTTAATTATCATACCAAGTATTATTGTCATTGCTGTTATTGGTATTGGATTTTCTAAAATGCTTGTTAGGAATAGACTAAACAAGTCTTATAATACAAACAATAGTACTTTTAGACAATTTATTTTATATAGTACGATTAATGCCTCGATTTTCTTTTTTATTATACTAGGATGTATTATTGAAGCTTATGTAACACCTGTATTTATGAAAGCCCTTTCTAAGTATATGTAA
- a CDS encoding DUF3866 family protein has protein sequence MIGIKVGKVIEILNRDNNKTEVLVKINDIDYKAVNYNRLTGNVDIGNTLLLNTTAVDLNLGTGGYHFVLSNLDNSDKDLSEGGHIMKLRYTPYQLKVFAAEEQESKYHEVFKNFKSLEGMPVIVGTLHSMLPPMIEMIKSMNQNIKIAYIMTDGAALPIDFSNIVKKLKEEELINGTVTIGNAFGGDLDCINIYNGLIAAKEILKCDIAIVTMGPGIAGTGTQYGFSGIEQGYMIDAVNDLGGEAIAALRISFADKRKRHQGISHHTITVLDKISKTKAMLPIPKFEESKKDYISSQLKNTMIEKKHKIIYMNPGNAIDVLKNSTFNMRTMGRNLLQDQEYFITAAMAGKLGVMVLNDHQLKTVE, from the coding sequence TTGATAGGTATAAAAGTTGGAAAAGTTATTGAAATTCTAAATAGAGACAATAATAAGACTGAAGTTTTGGTAAAAATTAATGATATAGATTACAAGGCTGTTAATTATAATAGGCTAACGGGAAATGTAGATATTGGTAATACTTTATTATTAAATACGACTGCAGTGGATCTAAATCTTGGAACGGGTGGATATCACTTTGTACTATCTAATTTAGATAATAGTGATAAAGATCTATCAGAGGGTGGGCATATTATGAAATTAAGGTATACGCCTTATCAATTAAAAGTATTTGCTGCGGAAGAACAAGAAAGTAAATATCATGAGGTTTTCAAGAACTTCAAGTCTTTAGAGGGCATGCCTGTAATTGTAGGAACTTTACATAGTATGTTGCCACCAATGATAGAAATGATAAAATCTATGAATCAAAATATAAAAATTGCATATATTATGACGGATGGAGCAGCACTTCCTATAGATTTTAGTAATATTGTAAAGAAATTGAAAGAAGAAGAACTGATAAATGGTACCGTTACCATTGGAAATGCTTTTGGAGGCGATTTAGATTGTATAAATATTTATAATGGGCTTATTGCAGCAAAAGAAATATTAAAATGTGATATAGCTATTGTAACAATGGGACCTGGGATAGCTGGAACAGGTACACAATATGGTTTTAGCGGTATAGAGCAAGGATATATGATTGATGCAGTTAATGATCTAGGAGGAGAAGCTATTGCTGCTTTAAGAATAAGCTTTGCAGATAAACGAAAAAGACATCAAGGAATTAGTCACCACACTATTACCGTATTGGATAAAATAAGTAAGACAAAAGCAATGCTTCCTATTCCTAAATTTGAAGAAAGTAAAAAAGATTATATTTCTTCTCAGTTAAAGAATACAATGATTGAAAAAAAACATAAAATAATATATATGAATCCAGGTAATGCTATAGATGTTCTTAAAAACTCAACTTTTAATATGCGTACAATGGGAAGAAATCTTTTACAAGATCAAGAATATTTCATTACAGCGGCCATGGCCGGGAAATTAGGTGTTATGGTTTTAAATGATCATCAATTAAAGACTGTAGAGTAG
- a CDS encoding D-alanyl-D-alanine carboxypeptidase family protein produces MKLKESKIIVFSICFLLVFSNCCLFVSAQEFDVNARAAILMDASSGRIIYEKNIHDKLPPASVTKVMTMVLTMEAIDKSAISLDDKVLISDRASSMGGSQLYLEPGEEKTVDQLIKGIAVASANDACVALGEHISGTEEMFVKKMNEKAKALGMKDTQFMNTNGLPQEGHYTSAYDISLMSKELLKYPKIHEYLTIWMSTMKVGLKNKNQTNLQLTNTNKLIRTYPGANGIKTGYTAEAKYCLSASATKNGLTLIAVILGGPTSKIRFNEAKKLLNYGFAAYSSVQIAKKNQMIDEIMVEKGKETKVNVVAKENLSALVKKGEENKVQKEIILPKSIKAPFKSNEKIGQIILTKDGQEIGRVDIVTEKGIEAANFVNIFSKLMKEIVQ; encoded by the coding sequence ATGAAACTAAAAGAGAGTAAAATCATTGTTTTTTCCATATGTTTCCTGTTGGTTTTTAGCAATTGTTGTTTGTTTGTAAGTGCTCAAGAATTTGATGTAAATGCTAGAGCTGCAATTTTAATGGATGCTTCAAGTGGGAGGATTATATATGAAAAAAATATACATGACAAGCTTCCACCTGCTAGTGTAACAAAAGTAATGACTATGGTACTTACTATGGAAGCTATTGATAAAAGTGCTATTTCTCTAGATGATAAGGTGCTTATTAGTGATCGAGCTTCATCCATGGGTGGGAGTCAGCTCTACTTAGAACCTGGGGAAGAAAAAACAGTAGATCAATTGATAAAAGGGATTGCAGTGGCTTCTGCGAATGATGCATGTGTAGCTTTAGGGGAACATATTAGTGGAACGGAAGAAATGTTTGTTAAAAAAATGAATGAAAAAGCAAAAGCTCTTGGTATGAAGGATACCCAATTCATGAATACAAATGGATTACCTCAAGAAGGACACTATACAAGTGCTTATGATATTTCATTGATGTCTAAGGAATTACTTAAGTACCCTAAGATTCATGAATACTTGACCATTTGGATGTCAACAATGAAAGTAGGATTAAAAAATAAAAATCAAACTAATCTACAGCTTACAAATACGAATAAACTCATTAGAACTTATCCCGGAGCAAATGGGATAAAAACTGGATATACTGCTGAAGCTAAATATTGTCTATCAGCGTCTGCTACAAAAAATGGTCTTACATTAATCGCTGTGATTTTAGGAGGTCCTACGTCTAAGATTAGATTTAATGAAGCAAAAAAATTATTGAATTATGGATTTGCTGCCTATAGTAGTGTCCAAATTGCAAAGAAGAATCAAATGATAGATGAGATTATGGTTGAAAAGGGAAAAGAGACAAAGGTAAATGTTGTTGCAAAAGAGAATTTAAGTGCTTTGGTAAAAAAAGGTGAAGAAAATAAAGTGCAGAAAGAAATAATCTTACCTAAGAGTATAAAAGCGCCATTTAAATCAAATGAAAAGATTGGGCAAATCATACTCACAAAAGATGGGCAGGAAATTGGCAGAGTAGATATTGTAACTGAAAAGGGTATAGAAGCTGCTAATTTTGTGAATATATTTTCTAAATTAATGAAAGAAATAGTACAATAA